From the Streptomyces nigrescens genome, one window contains:
- a CDS encoding DUF1648 domain-containing protein: MPVQRETEVGAVRRTLLVAAPFVAGAAAVALAFAVLHDALPSKIATHFTADGTANGFSSPGSALAKYCLIFVVELVGLLVAAFSIKNRTGGQRSLVVLCWALAAATAYGFIADMQANTRSSGSQATSLPPYQFAIAVGVGGAAAAIGWVLSRRRS, translated from the coding sequence ATGCCCGTACAGCGCGAAACCGAGGTGGGAGCCGTCAGGCGAACCCTCTTAGTGGCTGCCCCCTTCGTGGCGGGGGCAGCCGCAGTCGCCTTAGCGTTCGCAGTGCTTCATGACGCGCTGCCCAGCAAGATAGCCACCCACTTCACCGCCGACGGCACCGCGAACGGCTTCAGCTCACCTGGCTCAGCGCTCGCAAAGTACTGCCTGATCTTCGTAGTCGAGCTCGTCGGTCTGCTCGTAGCTGCCTTCTCCATCAAGAACAGGACAGGCGGGCAACGGTCCCTCGTTGTCCTCTGCTGGGCTCTGGCCGCTGCCACCGCGTACGGGTTCATCGCAGACATGCAGGCGAACACGCGGTCTTCCGGAAGCCAGGCAACATCGCTCCCCCCGTACCAGTTCGCCATCGCAGTCGGAGTTGGTGGGGCTGCCGCCGCCATAGGCTGGGTGCTCAGCCGGAGGCGTTCGTGA
- a CDS encoding DUF7660 family protein: MPLAPDDEIRSREDLVAFVRALHQDYLRRGHEWENQTLDAFLEGLAAWMNDSEGWYRNFGRELPAAGDWTFLARALQAATTYE, translated from the coding sequence ATGCCGCTTGCCCCAGACGATGAGATCCGCAGTCGCGAGGACTTGGTTGCATTCGTCCGCGCACTTCACCAGGACTATCTCCGCCGTGGCCATGAGTGGGAGAACCAGACCCTCGATGCCTTCCTGGAAGGGCTCGCCGCGTGGATGAATGACTCGGAGGGTTGGTATCGAAACTTCGGTAGGGAGCTCCCTGCTGCTGGTGACTGGACGTTCCTTGCCCGGGCTCTTCAAGCGGCGACGACCTACGAATGA
- a CDS encoding SdpA family antimicrobial peptide system protein, which translates to MAQSFVPHNVLSLPAQDTARTVATVAAPQGWAFFTKSAKDPVYEPYRSFGDSWKSVSLTPHAKASNAFGFDRASRSQGIEVALMLHQKNVKWTSCENSSTIHDCLELGAKKATKATNPSPSPTLCGNAAVAEERPVPWAWRDLSPERHTPERVAVWSVKCP; encoded by the coding sequence GTGGCACAGAGCTTCGTTCCCCACAATGTACTTTCCCTGCCCGCGCAGGACACTGCCCGCACCGTGGCGACAGTGGCAGCCCCTCAAGGATGGGCTTTCTTCACCAAGTCCGCCAAGGACCCCGTGTATGAGCCCTATCGCTCATTCGGAGATTCCTGGAAGTCGGTCTCTCTGACTCCGCATGCCAAGGCGTCGAATGCTTTTGGCTTTGATCGCGCCTCGCGCTCCCAGGGCATTGAAGTCGCTCTGATGCTGCACCAGAAAAACGTCAAATGGACCTCTTGCGAGAATTCAAGCACCATTCACGACTGTCTTGAACTCGGAGCAAAGAAGGCAACGAAGGCCACCAACCCTTCACCTTCGCCCACCCTGTGCGGCAACGCGGCTGTGGCGGAGGAACGCCCGGTCCCTTGGGCCTGGCGTGACCTGTCCCCTGAGCGCCACACGCCCGAACGAGTTGCTGTCTGGAGTGTGAAGTGCCCATGA
- a CDS encoding sporulation-delaying protein SdpB family protein, with protein MSKEYRVALPWTNVYGLARTLVALGTAGTLAASSSETLFRPVATVGEYPLCNSTMAASVFCLSPHNATHLSWIKWACVIILLIIASGFLPRYTALPHAYINYSVFSGIAISDGGDQIALILSMLFVLPALGDTRRWHWQPPPGKPPITRTTRVFALVGISGLMMLRLQMAVVYLQAVIAKLPHTEWQDGTAMWYWGSNLDFGPAPWLDWLVAPIIATPIGVALMTWVPLCIEGFLAVSLLLPQRLRWWAMGAGIAFHLSIALMMGLWSFALAMTGGILVLCLPLGATMRVRTHTRPESEEPQLPAAAEEPVPPLQHR; from the coding sequence ATGAGCAAGGAGTACCGAGTCGCGCTGCCGTGGACCAACGTCTATGGGCTTGCTCGAACGCTCGTCGCGCTGGGAACAGCAGGAACTCTGGCAGCCTCGAGCTCCGAAACGCTGTTCCGGCCCGTGGCCACAGTCGGTGAATACCCACTCTGTAACTCCACAATGGCTGCGAGCGTCTTCTGCCTCTCGCCGCACAACGCCACCCACCTGTCCTGGATCAAGTGGGCATGCGTCATCATCCTGCTCATCATTGCTTCAGGATTCCTCCCTCGATACACCGCCCTGCCGCACGCCTACATCAACTACAGCGTGTTCTCCGGGATAGCCATCTCCGACGGCGGCGACCAAATTGCCTTGATCCTGTCCATGCTGTTCGTACTCCCAGCCTTGGGGGACACTCGCCGGTGGCACTGGCAGCCGCCACCCGGGAAACCTCCCATCACGCGCACCACGAGAGTATTTGCACTTGTTGGCATCAGCGGCCTGATGATGCTGCGGCTGCAGATGGCCGTTGTCTACCTGCAGGCCGTCATAGCCAAGCTTCCCCACACGGAATGGCAGGACGGCACTGCCATGTGGTACTGGGGAAGCAATCTGGACTTCGGGCCGGCCCCATGGCTCGATTGGCTGGTCGCCCCCATCATTGCCACCCCCATCGGCGTGGCGCTGATGACCTGGGTTCCCTTGTGTATCGAGGGATTCCTGGCAGTCTCACTTCTGCTGCCGCAGCGGCTCCGATGGTGGGCGATGGGCGCAGGAATAGCATTTCACCTGTCTATCGCTCTCATGATGGGACTGTGGAGCTTCGCCCTGGCAATGACAGGCGGCATCCTCGTTCTCTGCCTCCCTCTGGGGGCAACAATGCGAGTCCGTACCCACACTCGCCCGGAGAGCGAAGAGCCCCAACTCCCGGCAGCCGCTGAGGAACCCGTGCCGCCGCTGCAGCACCGCTGA
- a CDS encoding CPBP family intramembrane glutamic endopeptidase yields MPMLLLAVVVLAAANALNHLLPPAAYVPVCATTAALLVLIARRAGLTWDELGLSRASARRGLRWGLVLAGAVTAVYLIGLTVPFTREAFQDERVAGLSGGEVVYRVLVRVPLGTVLLEEMAFRGVLWALVIRRWGPAWATAVSSVLFGLWHIQPSRGLTHANAAAAAAFGPGATGVALSVTAAVTGTALAGVLLCELRRRSGSLIPPMALHCALNSAGYGLAWAASRWWGHWPFAP; encoded by the coding sequence ATGCCGATGCTGCTCCTGGCCGTCGTGGTGCTCGCGGCCGCGAACGCGCTCAATCACCTGCTCCCGCCCGCCGCGTACGTCCCAGTCTGCGCCACCACCGCTGCGCTGCTCGTGCTGATCGCCCGCCGGGCCGGGCTCACCTGGGACGAGCTGGGGCTCAGCAGGGCCTCGGCCCGCCGCGGACTGCGCTGGGGACTGGTCCTGGCCGGAGCCGTGACGGCGGTGTATCTGATCGGCCTCACCGTGCCGTTCACCCGGGAGGCATTCCAGGACGAGCGTGTGGCGGGACTGTCCGGAGGAGAGGTGGTGTACCGGGTACTGGTACGCGTACCGCTCGGAACGGTGTTGCTCGAAGAGATGGCCTTCCGCGGTGTCCTGTGGGCCTTGGTGATACGGCGCTGGGGACCGGCGTGGGCCACCGCCGTCTCCTCGGTGCTCTTCGGCCTCTGGCACATCCAGCCGTCACGCGGGCTGACCCACGCCAACGCGGCGGCCGCGGCGGCCTTCGGCCCCGGTGCGACCGGCGTCGCCCTCTCCGTGACGGCGGCCGTCACCGGCACCGCCCTCGCCGGCGTCCTCCTGTGCGAGCTCCGTCGCCGCTCCGGCAGCCTGATCCCGCCCATGGCCCTGCACTGCGCCCTCAACAGCGCGGGCTATGGGCTGGCCTGGGCGGCGAGCCGCTGGTGGGGCCATTGGCCATTCGCCCCTTGA
- a CDS encoding carboxymuconolactone decarboxylase family protein — MDARLNYFASPTAGKVLKHFMSAGKALKDSPLPTATQELVALRVSQINGCAACIDMHTKDAAAVGETSVRLNLVAAWREATVFTEAERAALELAEQGTRIADGAGGVSDEVWARATEHYDEEQLTALVVLISFMNTANRLNVIAQQPAGDYEPGQFH; from the coding sequence ATGGACGCGCGACTGAACTACTTCGCCAGCCCGACCGCCGGCAAGGTCCTCAAGCACTTCATGTCGGCAGGCAAGGCGCTCAAGGACTCGCCACTGCCGACCGCTACGCAGGAGCTGGTGGCGCTGCGCGTGAGCCAGATCAACGGCTGCGCCGCCTGTATCGACATGCACACCAAGGATGCCGCCGCTGTCGGCGAGACCTCGGTGCGGCTGAACCTGGTGGCGGCGTGGCGGGAGGCCACGGTCTTCACCGAGGCCGAGCGTGCCGCGCTGGAGCTGGCGGAGCAAGGTACCCGGATCGCGGACGGGGCCGGCGGGGTGAGCGACGAGGTCTGGGCGCGTGCCACCGAGCACTACGACGAGGAGCAGCTCACCGCTCTGGTGGTCCTGATTTCCTTCATGAACACGGCCAACCGGCTGAACGTCATCGCCCAGCAGCCGGCCGGCGACTACGAGCCCGGGCAGTTCCACTGA
- a CDS encoding GntR family transcriptional regulator produces MLVTIDHGSSVPLAEQIAASVRRALAEGKLHKGERLPAARALAGTLNVNMHTVLRGYQLLQQENLIELRRGRGAVVSGRSPGDRALVVETCRQLVGLAQGIGLEEHDLLALVSDSYQSRA; encoded by the coding sequence ATGCTGGTGACCATCGATCACGGCTCGTCAGTTCCTCTGGCAGAGCAGATCGCCGCCTCGGTACGCCGGGCGCTGGCTGAAGGCAAGCTCCACAAAGGAGAACGGCTGCCGGCCGCCCGAGCGCTGGCCGGCACCCTGAACGTCAACATGCACACCGTTCTGCGCGGCTACCAGCTACTCCAGCAGGAGAACCTCATCGAACTGCGCCGCGGCCGGGGCGCAGTCGTCAGCGGCCGATCGCCCGGTGATCGTGCCCTTGTGGTGGAGACATGCCGTCAGCTCGTCGGGCTTGCTCAGGGCATTGGGTTGGAGGAGCACGACCTGCTGGCCCTGGTCTCGGACAGCTACCAATCTCGTGCATGA
- a CDS encoding RNA polymerase sigma-70 factor, with the protein MSKVEEFEELRPLLFSIAYRILGSVSEAEDAVQETWLRFDTSATRPTSVKAFLSATVTRVSIDVLRSARVRREEYVGPWFPEPLLSDPYQDPERSAELADSVSMAALLLLERLSPLERSVFVLREVFAFGFDEVAAAVGRSEAACRQLLVRARRHMEAGRPRFEADGQERQELATRFFDALRDGDVVGLRDLLAADVQLVGDGGGKAPQLARAVISAENVARLLGSVFPLMARIDVTFEPHEINGQPGAIFRDRDGKVLHILALEVLDGQIQTIRSVINPDKLGHLGPVADAWAIDSEVKQARRQTK; encoded by the coding sequence GTGAGCAAGGTCGAGGAGTTCGAGGAGCTGAGGCCACTGCTGTTCTCGATCGCCTACCGGATCCTGGGCAGCGTGAGTGAAGCCGAGGACGCGGTGCAGGAGACATGGCTGCGCTTCGACACCTCGGCGACCCGGCCCACGTCGGTCAAGGCCTTTCTGTCCGCCACGGTGACGCGGGTCTCGATCGACGTGCTGCGCTCCGCGCGGGTGCGGCGGGAGGAGTACGTAGGCCCGTGGTTCCCCGAGCCGCTGCTGAGTGATCCGTATCAGGATCCGGAGCGCTCGGCGGAGCTGGCCGACTCGGTGTCGATGGCGGCGCTGCTGCTGCTGGAGCGGCTCAGCCCGCTGGAGCGATCGGTGTTCGTGCTGCGGGAGGTGTTCGCCTTCGGGTTCGACGAGGTCGCCGCGGCGGTGGGGCGTTCGGAGGCGGCGTGCCGGCAGCTGCTGGTGCGGGCACGGCGGCACATGGAGGCCGGGCGGCCGAGGTTCGAAGCGGACGGTCAGGAGCGGCAGGAGCTGGCGACGCGGTTCTTCGACGCCCTCCGCGACGGCGATGTCGTCGGCCTGCGGGATCTGTTGGCCGCCGACGTCCAACTGGTCGGGGACGGCGGCGGCAAGGCCCCGCAGCTGGCCAGGGCCGTCATCAGCGCCGAGAACGTGGCCCGACTGCTTGGCTCCGTCTTCCCCCTGATGGCCAGGATCGACGTGACGTTCGAGCCGCACGAGATCAACGGACAGCCGGGCGCGATCTTCCGCGACCGGGACGGCAAGGTGCTCCACATACTGGCCCTCGAGGTGCTCGACGGGCAGATCCAGACCATCCGCTCGGTTATCAACCCTGACAAGCTCGGCCACCTCGGGCCGGTTGCCGACGCCTGGGCCATCGACAGCGAGGTGAAGCAGGCCCGCCGGCAGACGAAGTGA